In the Heterodontus francisci isolate sHetFra1 chromosome 6, sHetFra1.hap1, whole genome shotgun sequence genome, one interval contains:
- the LOC137371598 gene encoding uncharacterized protein — protein sequence MAIWELAGRSFKSLFDRAGRVCVNRHGLIRRYGLNMCHQCFRRYVKDIGFVKSALQKKEYVEHSPARERVLVWPLNNSTTFKYCFG from the exons ATGGCCATCTGGGAGTTGGCTGGGAGAAGTTTCAAAAGCTTATTTGACCgggcagg TCGAGTCTGTGTAAACCGACACGGCCTGATCCGGAGGTATGGCCTAAACATGTGCCACCAATGTTTCAGACGATATGTCAAAGACATCGGCTTCGTCAAG TCAGCTCTGCAGAAAAAAGAATATGTTGAGCACAGTCCAGCCAGAGAACGTGTCTTGGTGTGGCCGCTGAATAATTCAACTACTTTTAAGTATTGTTTTGGTTAA